One genomic window of Fusarium keratoplasticum isolate Fu6.1 chromosome 3, whole genome shotgun sequence includes the following:
- a CDS encoding Peptidase-S8 domain-containing protein: MASEDDGHGACELLAKVAKGVFPIVMRCGIQQRERVAGEVGTRLGQIAQEPLQGYETDQEAEGAATSLLHTLLMICKFPDPVGRQTTAWECYSSILALLRPESKAKLNKSVLLYFKMGPGYSSQAKEQCDRFFARLSEEGPNKKTAADQIMGGTRMPEPSDYPRHVNENLFQILHRHSQSCGDHHLLSHPARLYLDGNPQIQSKHAQFELVVSTADMNYWQDLWVGVPMQTKTRKRLVGFNLGRDVSSDEDEEEGDEASGLDQVSPDYFCQILRDPSFAKLRVRFIQGLGLVSLRPPAALERFLCPGQGLPLCTAVESYKLKDKDKVILAHAIAHSFWQFYGSDLMQERWTSHNIWFMQETDEQQHPKDQLALRAYMSLDFNGQNSVDESMDNPMVTHPFPHILALAIVLLEIGLRRPFKSMDHLPLASRLNRDHGAANQLLNELEKSHWESSTQRDIFTRVVANCLDQRLFAIDPTSKHKKTKSSGVAATSTRAGGGEFQVDERRRRIYAKVVEPLARLVNIAFKNDPKCISYLSRCREAEATQQQLRPPVASFHAGKTIVAREWLDNLKHISRHIMLLRRQKPDHVFVPVKIAILDTGYDATLPFFSQAARAKCIRGWRDFVGDGQAPDTDDTTRRDDYGHGSLMARLAMESAPLANLYIARVAKDTKGLSLGSRSIVEAIRWAGLREEVDVISMSFGFPDDDEDIAKAIEDVERERNVVFLASAGNNAAYQAESFPARHRSVISIRATNCDGTFSASNPPIIDRYSSSVLGTFGDDLPENIHKEITGRFGPSICQPGSSIATAVAAGIVASTIAFAEALSSVLPIPKEQSPVQSLKKTQGMMRMLEKMAPEQTGHHKFVNPIWFWSEKSDPWKAWAAMYDSVSQLMYRR, translated from the exons ATGGCGTCAGAAGATGACGGCCATGGCGCTTGCGAGCTGCTGGCCAAGGTCGCCAAAGGGGTCTTTCCTATCGTTATGCGATGCGGCATTCAGCAGCGGGAGCGCGTTGCGGGGGAAGTGGGCACAAGGCTTGGCCAGATTGCTCAAGAGCCGTTACAAGGTTATGAGACGGATCAAGAGGCCGAGGGTGCCGCGACAAGTCTGTTGCATACGCTGCTGATGATATGCAAG TTTCCTGACCCAGTCGGAAGGCAGACTACGGCGTGGGAATGTTACTCAAGCATCCTTGCGCTTCTGAGGCCTgagagcaaggccaagctAAACAAGTCGGTCCTTCTGTACTTCAAGATGGGCCCTGGCTATAGTAGCCAGGCAAAAGAACAATGTGACAGATTCTTCGCCAGACTTAGCGAAGAGGGACCCAACAAAAAGACGGCTGCTGACCAGATTATGGGAGGGACGAGGATGCCGGAACCTAGCGACTACCCTCGGCATGTCAACGAGAACTTGTTTCAAATTCTTCACCGGCATTCCCAGTCGTGCGGGGACCATCACCTGCTCTCTCATCCTGCGAGGCTCTATCTTGATGGAAACCCGCAGATCCAGAGCAAGCACGCACAGTTTGAGCTGGTGGTTTCAACAGCCGATATGAATTACTGGCAGGACCTTTGGGTTGGAGTGCCTAT GCAAACTAAAACTCGAAAGCGCCTTGTCGGTTTCAACCTTGGCAGAGATGTGAGcagcgatgaggatgaagaagaaggtgacGAAGCCTCGGGCCTCGACCAAGTCAGCCCAGATTACTTCTGCCAAATCCTGAGAGACCCTTCGTTTGCCAAGCTGAGAGTCCGATTCATTCAAGGCCTTGGGCTCGTCTCACTTCGCCCGCCAGCCGCGCTTGAGCGCTTCCTCTGTCCTGGACAGGGCCTGCCACTCTGCACAGCTGTGGAGAGCTACAAGCTAAAGGACAAAGACAAGGTCATACTTGCCCACGCTATCGCGCACTCGTTCTGGCAGTTTTATGGATCAGATCTGATGCAAGAGCGGTGGACAAGCCACAATATTTGGTTCATGCAAGAAACTGATGAGCAGCAACACCCGAAAGATCAGCTCGCGTTGAGAGCTTACATGTCCCTTGACTTCAACGGCCAGAATAGTGTTGATGAGAGCATGGACAACCCGATGGTTACACATCCGTTCCCACACATCCTGGCGCTTGCAATTGTCTTGCTGGAAATTGGCCTCAGACGGCCTTTCAAGTCGATGGATCATCTACCACTCGCATCTCGGCTGAATCGAGACCATGGGGCTGCAAATCAGCTACTCAACGAGTTGGAAAAAAGTCATTGGGAGAGCTCAACGCAGCGAGACATCTTCACGAGGGTTGTCGCGAACTGTTTGGATCAACGACTTTTTGCTATCGACCCGACATCGAAACACAAAAAGACCAAGAGCTCAGGAGTGGCTGCCACGAGTACTAGAGCTGGTGGTGGGGAGTTCCAAGTGGACGAAAGAAGGCGACGAATCTACgccaaggttgttgagccTTTAGCCAGGCTTGTCAACATCGCCTTCAAGAATGATCCAAAGTGCATATCATATTTGTCAAGGTGCAGAGAGGCCGAAGCaacccagcagcagctccgCCCTCCGGTGGCATCGTTCCACGCCGGCAAGACGATTGTCGCGCGTGAGTGGTTGGACAACTTGAAGCACATAAGTCGGCACATCATGTTGCTACGGCGACAAAAACCGGATCATGTCTTCGTGCCTGTCAAGATTGCCATTCTAGACACTGGTTATGATGCCACGTTGCCGTTTTTTAGCCAAGCAGCTAGAGCGAAATGCATTCGTGGATGGAGAGACTTTGTAGGAGATGGACAGGCGCCTGATACTGATGATAcgacgagacgagatgatTACGGACACGGCAGTCTGATGGCTCGTCTTGCTATGGAATCGGCTCCACTAGCGAATCTGTATATTGCACGGGTCGCCAAGGATACCAAGGGGCTCTCTTTGGGCAGCAGGTCTATTGTAGAG GCAATCCGCTGGGCTGGTCTTAGAGAAGAAGTGGATGTCATCTCCATGTCCTTTGGCTTTcccgacgatgacgaagacatCGCCAAGGCTATCGAAGACGTTGAACGAGAGAGGAACGTTGTATTTCTAGCCAGCGCTGGAAACAATGCGGCGTATCAAGCAGAATCATTCCCTGCCCGACACAGATCCGTCATCTCCATCAGAGCAACAAATTGTGACGGCACTTTTAGTGCCAGCAATCCACCTATAATTGATCGCTACTCCAGCTCTGTTCTTGGCACATTTGGAGATGACCTACCGGAAAACATCCATAAGGAAATAACAGGGCGTTTCGGGCCCTCCATCTGCCAACCCGGATCGTCCATCGCCACAGCGGTTGCTGCTGGCATCGTGGCATCAACAATTGCCTTCGCAGAGGCATTATCCTCTGTTTTACCTATACCCAAAGAACAAAGCCCAGTTCAGAGCTTGAAGAAGACACAAggcatgatgaggatgttggagaagatggctcCAGAGCAGACGGGCCATCACAAGTTTGTGAACCCCATCTGGTTCTGGAGCGAAAAGTCGGATCCATGGAAGGCCTGGGCTGCCATGTACGATTCGGTTTCACAACTCATGTATAGACGTTAG
- a CDS encoding Phosphoinositide phospholipase C, with product MDLLDLTAAVLSQKCLDLFDRCLGSPSQTKDDGKNQPSDQPETPLADEHLEYKLADFNLWIDGIGALASARAALDWRLNERPIDLALVKGNLVMLYQSLEDYADLQEKHQSLDEALLDIESALGSLASLALAVRRTGKRSRLHKADRLFNEEEHCELKQHLECIAVLRPEERGYSNHRFRQKLEALTPIQQRLVAANLRRRNRFLQARRHSTGLKRRKPELSSISEDAITQAHQPIASPDLEIPIPTHPVIEQSPKLPKSSVAPTISGTSASVPESKLRYTDPALRKPEALTPRTEVTRITASAHYPRPQLPDDNQHMFQCPCCYQTLPVQDVKTNPRWRKHLSEDICPYTCVAEGCPTPDVYYSTRTALERHIRQDHSPTWQCPLCEDEPQFTSMTDMMEHLMASHQEASEGDDISTLISLSTQRKIGIEACPLCDVEGVVDSPELIDHVLEHVHDFSLRSLPWPRSSHINPGGEVGTFDLGHSKCPSVIQWLSGLSDVEGPRRLQLSQFDHNRVAIVESQISPSQEYDLPGEICFADEHGDESAAAETDISRLTQETLSSSEMTNNAEDATQDPDIASIEQPTDQDENQVAPESTTSRFRNRIRKVFNLGTAKPSSSDTPKSAATQPGLKSNTNPHPPMYRAAVDLFNRLKDQEETLSIIAFNRFLRQQHPSGHEYDEVFSIKETYGFSAFYQAWLDLGTSAQGPLQPKDLSRPLTNYFISSSHNTYLSKNRNQTASRASAEAYRDVLMQGCRCVEIDVWNGDSVEPKTQDPSRDHQPDTSTSRVRKLRKKRPQLELGEPIVTHGWNLTAPCGFREVCSVIGTSAFVNNDLPVIVSLGVHADAEQQEVMVSIMKEEWGELLLDEPLEDYDPRFRLPTLGDLRRKILVKVKKSRARVNDGSSDSENSIHGQNPFSDPDPKAKSYRIVICQALSDLAIYTHSEAFRSFDTSAARKPSHIFSLNETRLLELNSMEENRVFTHNKHYFMRCFPSGHRLDSSNPDPSLFWKLGVQMVSLNWQIEDQGMMLHRAMFADEDGWVLKPAGYRSTDRHIETWHDAIPKGIMNIGITIFSGFDIPESGEDEQDSIDHGKRVLCPQVKVELHCVQDEDEDDESKYKFKTETGKTKDPQFGATGSALSFVVNRSPPELSFLRFKVVDDQQSYIDPLLGWACIRLDRLREGYRVIELFDFQGRKTSGVLLVKIFVDLYKNK from the exons ATGGATCTCTTGGATCTCACTGCTGCTGTGCTTTCGCAAAAATGCCTAGACCTGTTTGACCGATGCCTCGGCTCTCCATCTCAGACCAAGGATGATGGGAAGAACCAGCCCTCAGATCAACCTGAAACGCCGTTAGCGGATGAACACCTCGAGTACAAACTAGCAGACTTTAATCTTTGGATCGATGGCATCGGAGCACTGGCTTCTGCAAGAGCCGCGCTCGACTGGAGGCTCAATGAACGGCCCATTGACCTAGCGCTGGTCAAAGGAAACCTGGTAATGCTGTACCAGTCCTTGGAAGACTACGCAGACTTGCAAGAAAAGCACCAGAGTCTCGACGAAGCCCTACTCGATATCGAGTCGGCTCTGGGAAGTCTCGCATCCCTTGCACTGGCTGTCCGACGGACTGGAAAGCGGTCACGACTTCACAAAGCCGATCGCCTCTTCAATGAGGAAGAACATTGCGAGCTGAAGCAACACCTGGAGTGCATTGCGGTTCTACGGCCTGAGGAAAGAGGATATAGCAACCACAGGTTCAGGCAGAAGCTTGAGGCATTAACGCCTATCCAGCAGCGTCTGGTGGCAGCCAACTTGCGACGAAGAAATCGTTTTCTGCAGGCTCGACGACATTCAACTGGTCTCAAACGGCGCAAGCCCGAATTATCATCCATTTCGGAGGATGCCATCACCCAAGCACATCAACCAATCGCTTCGCCAGACCTGGAGATTCCCATCCCCACCCATCCTGTTATCGAACAATCACCCAAGCTTCCCAAGAGTAGCGTTGCTCCCACGATATCAGGGACTTCAGCCTCAGTCCCCGAAAGTAAACTCAGATACACCGACCCAGCACTCAGGAAGCCAGAGGCCTTGACACCCAGAACCGAGGTTACACGTATCACGGCAAGCGCTCACTATCCGCGACCCCAACTACCTGACGATAACCAGCACATGTTTCAATGCCCTTGCTGCTACCAGACCTTGCCAGTTCAAGACGTGAAGACAAATCCTAGATGGAG GAAGCACTTGAGTGAGGACATCTGTCCATACACCTGCGTCGCCGAGGGCTGTCCCACTCCAGACGTCTACTACAGCACAAGAACGGCGCTAGAACGACACATTCGGCAGGACCACTCACCTACCTGGCAATGCCCCCTATGTGAGGATGAACCACAGTTCACCTCCATGACGGACATGATGGAGCATCTCATGGCCTCGCACCAGGAAGCTTCTGAAGGTGACGACATCTCTACGCTCATATCTCTCTCCACGCAGAGAAAGATAGGCATAGAGGCCTGTCCACTCTGTGATGTGGAAGGAGTTGTTGATTCTCCGGAGCTGATCGACCATGTCTTGGAGCATGTTCATGATTTCTCTCTTCGTTCacttccatggccaaggtctAGTCATATCAACCCTGGAGGCGAGGTGGGAACTTTTGACCTCGGGCATAGCAAATGTCCCTCTGTGATCCAGTGGCTGAGCGGGCTTTCGGATGTAGAAGGCCCCAGACGCCTGCAATTATCCCAGTTCGATCACAATCGAGTCGCCATAGTGGAGAGCCAGATATCTCCCTCCCAAGAGTACGATCTTCCGGGCGAGATTTGCTTTGCGGATGAGCATGGAGATGAatcggctgctgctgagacAGACATCTCACGACTTACTCAAGAAACGCTTTCAAGCTCCGAAATGACCAACAATGCCGAAGATGCAACCCAGGATCCTGATATTGCTTCCATCGAACAGCCAACAGATCAAGACGAAAACCAAGTTGCCCCTGAGAGCACAACCTCACGGTTCCGTAACAGAATCAGAAAGGTCTTCAACCTAGGAACGGCGAAACCAAGCTCCAGTGATACACCAAAATCTGCGGCTACACAACCAGGCCTGAAGAGCAACACCAATCCGCATCCCCCCATGTACAGAGCCGCTGTCGACTTGTTTAATCGTCTGAAGGACCAGGAAGAGACGCTCTCGATAATCGCTTTTAACAGATTTCTCAGGCAACAGCATCCGTCGGGTCACGAATACGACGAGGTGTTCTCCATCAAAGAAACATACGGCTTTTCTGCGTTCTATCAGGCCTGGTTGGACTTAGGTACCAGCGCTCAAGGGCCTCTCCAGCCAAAAGACCTTTCCAGGCCCTTGACCAACTACttcatcagcagcagccacaacaCCTACCTCAGCAAAAACCGAAACCAAACCGCCTCCAGGGCCAGTGCTGAGGCATATCGAGAT GTTCTCATGCAAGGATGCCGATGTGTTGAGATTGACGTTTGGAACGGAGATTCCGTTGAGCCAAAGACGCAAGACCCTTCCCGAGACCATCAGCCAGACACCTCAACAAGCAGGGTCAGGAAACTGCGCAAAAAACGACCGCAGCTAGAACTAGGCGAGCCTATCGTCACTCATGGCTGGAATTTGACTGCCCCGTGCGGCTTCCGTGAAGTATGTTCCGTCATTGGAACTTCGGCCTTCGTGAACAACGATCTACCCGTCATCGTCAGCCTCGGGGTGCATGCAGATGCCGAGCAGCAGGAGGTAATGGTAAGcatcatgaaggaggagtGGGGGgaacttcttcttgatgaacCTCTCGAGGATTATGATCCAAGATTCCGTCTTCCAACGTTGGGTGATCTGAGGCGCAAAATCCTTgtcaaggtgaagaagagccGTGCTCGCGTCAACGATGGCTCAAGCGACTCAGAAAACTCGATCCACGGCCAAAATCCCTTCAGTGATCCGGATCCTAAAGCAAAGTCATACAGGATTGTCATCTGTCAGGCCCTCAGCGATCTTGCCATTTACACACACAGCGAGGCGTTCCGCAGCTTTGATACCTCTGCAGCGAGAAAGCCATCTCACATATTTTCTTTGAACGAAACGAGACTACTTGAGCTCAATTCGATGGAGGAGAATAGGGTGTTTACTCACAACAAACATTACTTTATGCGCTGCTTCCCATCTGGGCACAGGCTTGACTCATCCAACCCTGATCCATCCCTCTTCTGGAAGCTGGGTGTCCAGATGGTGAGTCTGAACTGGCAGATCGAGGATCAGGGCATGATGCTCCATCGTGCCATGTTTGCTGACGAGGATGGGTGGGTTCTCAAACCGGCCGGGTATCGAAGCACCGATAGGCATATCGAAACTTGGCATGATGCCATACCCAAGGGCATAATGAATATCGGCATCACTATTTTTTCCGGATTTGACATTCCGGAGAGTGGTGAAGATGAGCAAGACAGCATCGACCACGGGAAGAGAGTTCTTTGTCCTCAGGTCAAGGTCGAACTCCACTGTGTtcaggatgaggatgaggatgacgagagcAAGTACAAATTCAAGACAGAGACCGGCAAGACGAAGGATCCCCAGTTCGGTGCCACTGGATCAGCCCTTTCGTTTGTGGTCAACAGGTCCCCGCCCGAGTTGAGCTTTTTAAG ATTCAAGGTCGTGGACGACCAACAGTCTTATATTGATCCATTGTTGGGTTGGGCGTGTATCCGTCTGGACCGCCTTCGTGAAGGATATCGTGTCATCGAACTCTTTGATTTTCAGGGGCGTAAGACTTCGGGAGTTCTTTTGGTCAAGATATTCGTGgatttatataaaaataaatag
- a CDS encoding NAD(P)-bd-dom domain-containing protein, translated as MHIFVIGGTGRNGSLAIQEALSRGHTVTALVRNPSTTSLPSHTNLTLVKGTPTSQADVLAGLTTPEPPKAIISALAQVRTSESPFASLRPDTTPDFLTSSMRVLLAAISQANLPYKPKLVINSAQGVGSSWRSMNLPGKIIFSHGSMGIGLKDHNKLDRLVRDSGLPFVSPRPCMLAEGDVKDVKVWPEDGKGCAWMPSITRASVGRWLVDAVESNEWDGKAPVITN; from the coding sequence aTGCACATCTTCGTCATTGGTGGAACCGGCCGCAACGGCTCCCTGGCCATCCAAGAAGCTCTCTCCAGAGGCCATACAGTCACCGCCCTTGTCCGCAACCCATCCACCACATCCCTACCCTCTCACACCAACCTCACCCTCGTCAAGGGCACCCCCACTTCTCAAGCCGATGTCCTCGCCGGCCTCACAACTCCTGAGCctcccaaggccatcatATCAGCGCTTGCACAGGTTCGCACTTCAGAGTCGCCTTTTGCGTCTCTACGCCCTGATACTACACCTGACTTTTTGACCTCGAGCATGCGAGTCTTGCTAGCTGCCATCTCGCAGGCCAACCTCCCCTACAAACCCAAGCTTGTCATAAACTCAGCTCAGGGTGTTGGCTCCTCCTGGCGCTCTATGAACCTTCCCGGTAAGATCATCTTCAGTCACGGAAGCATGGGTATCGGACTCAAGGACCACAACAAACTCGACCGGCTCGTACGCGACAGCGGCTTGCCCTTTGTTTCCCCACGACCGTGTATGCTCGCCGAAGGTGACGTCAAGGACGTCAAGGTCTGGCCtgaagatggaaaaggcTGTGCGTGGATGCCATCCATTACTAGAGCGAGCGTTGGACGGTGGCTCGTTGATGCCGTTGAGAGTAATGAGTGGGACGGAAAGGCACCGGTAATCACGAATTAA
- a CDS encoding FAD-binding-3 domain-containing protein, which yields MSTTKIAIIGAGLSGLTLALALHQQGIEAVAYEQQSAPLDIGGAIMLSPNALRILDKLGVFERMEPRSYKFEESYFLSQDNKSVDVFEFGSVAKYGYSGIRVYRFELINILLDLVREAGIQVVYGKKFDRIVSETEDSVTWLFTDGSESTASLLVGADGIHSRVRSYLHPDLQPKFTNMIGVTAAVPTEQLNMEKDEYKLPATFMHNKRGAFVIAPQLADGSEVLIGKQRIFAGEDPGRDAWKAMTSDKTWCIDFLREGSEDFPPIVANATSNISTDKVNLWPFYLLPKLNKWASTDKHSRVIILGDAAHAIPPTAGQGVNQAFEDVYTFAGILGHLKQGLGGALERWQKGRQGRIDRVIELNGEINQRRLPKEGGVEMKPFDLDWLYAVDLDEMVKEFVGGR from the coding sequence ATGTCAACCACTAaaatcgccatcatcggaGCAGGCCTCTCAGGCCTGACTCTtgccctcgccctccaccAACAAGGCATCGAGGCCGTCGCCTACGAGCAGCAAAGTGCACCCCTAGACATTGGCGGCGCCATCATGCTGTCTCCCAACGCCCTTCGCATTCTTGACAAGCTTGGCGTCTTTGAGCGCATGGAACCTCGAAGCTACAAGTTTGAAGAGTCTTACTTCCTATCTCAAGACAACAAGTCTGTCGATGTCTTTGAGTTTGGATCCGTTGCCAAGTATGGATACTCCGGTATTCGGGTCTACCGCttcgagctcatcaacatcctTCTGGACTTGGTCCGTGAAGCCGGGATCCAAGTTGTATACGGCAAAAAGTTTGACCGCATCGTCAGCGAGACTGAAGACAGTGTTACCTGGCTCTTCACAGATGGCTCAGAGTCCACCGCCtctctcctcgtcggcgcAGACGGCATCCACTCTCGAGTCCGATCATACCTTCATCCTGACTTGCAGCCCAAGTTTACCAACATGATTGGTGTCACCGCTGCTGTGCCTACGGAGCAACTCAacatggagaaggacgaaTACAAGCTCCCAGCTACCTTCATGCACAACAAGCGAGGAGCTTTTGTCATTGCACCCCAGCTAGCTGATGGCTCAGAGGTTCTCATCGGCAAGCAGCGTATCTTTGCAGGAGAGGACCCTGGCCGAGATGCCTGGAAGGCCATGACATCTGACAAGACATGGTGCATCGATTTTCTCCGCGAAGGCAGTGAGGATTTTCCTCCTATCGTCGCCAACGCCACCTCCAACATCTCAACCGACAAAGTCAACCTCTGGCCCTTTTATCTCctccccaagctcaacaagtgGGCATCAACCGACAAGCACAGCCGAGTCATAATCCTCGGCGATGCAGCCCACGCCATCCCCCCCACCGCCGGGCAGGGTGTGAACCAGGCCTTTGAAGACGTCTACACCTTTGCTGGGATCCTCGGGCATCTGAAACAAGGGCTCGGTGGAGCGCTGGAGAGGTGGCAGAAGGGTCGGCAGGGGCGGATTGACAGGGTGATTGAGCTGAATGGGGAGATTAATCAGAGGAGGTTGCCGAAGGAGGGGGGTGTGGAGATGAAGCCTTTTGACCTTGATTGGCTTTATGCTGTTGAtttggatgagatggtgaAGGAGTTTGTTGGTGGGAGATGA